In the Malaya genurostris strain Urasoe2022 chromosome 1, Malgen_1.1, whole genome shotgun sequence genome, one interval contains:
- the LOC131428291 gene encoding ankyrin-1-like produces the protein MDELTVDGPVGGSSEHQVLIACKNNDLKSLKNLESRILQNFKPASCDHENHTAFYYAIRSGNDELLKTLIEICSSEPNYSRTMDDLLSGAYEDLKLKQIPLTCEMEYSVVKKLIDLRCQPMANESKSGLDKPARRIAMLKNHPEQLFEHYSSDDVEVDGKFLYLCRIIMQNIQVLQVEKLESPCNLVPWEQLKFLLYAFKSSCTEKDEISFVYNAVLDKKRLLEHLKNSYQILCLTGLPANKSEGTEFGELCTDYTQMKDIYSLERIAYYIRQALTDSENSYFATKRALQVMGEYVKDSKATPHLSASVHITLFDTFDKDLKKCIESLRDKLSHAANIYVLEKRQSQSRSDFKNSLNKLLSVVQDVLVERKLQMVMMVLNKVITGSMRQSELARIIKYSVLEMLMLDILTYMEANLSLFDSGARSVISCLDRNAPLLIAKQMRNHLAHGNVLFQILPTAPSLALIGNARKIMELKPKDLKPGGGKITQPLKPFDEWEKDVMKCLAALDNQQNMFTNAEQGNLEEVLKCIENGADKTARDFKLWNILHYAAKGGRANIFEHFEDDDRPVHFLESKDRDGNRPIHIAAQFGHGHLLEFFVPYDLIEVKQNDGCTPMHVAAQNKHPNLVENLVKKGAKIDTPTNDGWLPIHFAAQNGAVEVIKTLLNECADLKKYVNAKDNYEWAPLHLAVLGEWTSAVSVLLKNGAEINDTGPDTWTSLHLAVHNGHGEMIKILLENNADINATIDEHFTALHVAAQNGHTEVVTILLNLGAYNKAAESSNFTPLCFAAQNGHAEVVRLLLDKDPEQINSVTAFRSAVKNGHETVVTIMIGDGADFNALENDKSTALHVAAENGQEGVVRILLDNKALVDAETDDGTTPLYLAALNGHCGVVEFLLSKQAKVDVSRTNNYTALSAAVEDGHEDVVEVLLKNKASVDAVHLVPALHFAVARGYKVVIKYLLEKGADIESKYIMNNTPLHYALMYRQTAVVKMLLENKANVNAVNDKHFSPLFIAIRHRLTEVVTDLLNRGADVNARLPDNSTPLHYAAFLGYTDGVVALLNGKADIEAINCDEYTPLHVATQYKHIEVVELLLNRDANVNSETINKRTPLHVAAGYDFKEVVDMLLDKGAEINAKDKHKWTALNIAQHYGHIEVMSKLLEKNADRSTKSKLTQTPFGFDDEQNHGIRFTSRKKM, from the exons ATGGATGAGCTCACGGTAGACGGGCCGGTAGGAGGGTCAAGTGAACATCAAGttttaattgcttgtaaaaacAACGATCTTAAATCGTTGAAAAAtcttgaatccagaatactacAAAACTTTAAACCGGCCAGCTGCGACCACGAGAATCATACCGCATTTTACTATGCTATCCGATCAGGAAATGATGAACTGCTCAAAACGTTGATTGAAATATGTTCGAGCGAACCAAATTATAGTCGGACGATGGACGATTTGCTTTCAGGTGCATACGAAGATTTAAAGCTAAAACAGATTCCGCTTACCTGCGAAATGGAGTATTCTGTGGTGAAGAAACTGATTGACTTGCGTTGTCAACCAATGGCAAATGAATCTAAATCAGGGCTGGATAAACCTGCACGTCGAATTGCTATGCTCAAAAATCATCCAGAACAATTGTTCGAACACTATTCCTCGGACGATGTGGAAGTAGATGGCAAGTTTCTATACCTGTGCAGGATCATCATGCAGAATATTCAGGTTTTACAGGTGGAGAAGTTGGAATCACCATGCAATCTGGTGCCATGGGAACAACTGAAATTTCTATTGTACGCTTTTAAATCATCTTGTACTGAAAAGGACGAAATTAGTTTTGTTTACAATGCAGTGCTAGATAAGAAAAGATTACtggaacatttgaaaaatagctaCCAAATTTTGTGTCTTACTGGCCTACCAGCAAACAAAAGCGAAGGAACAGAGTTTGGTGAGTTGTGTACCGACTATACACAAATGAAAGATATTTACTCATTGGAGCGAATTGCATACTACATCAGGCAAGCGCTAACGGACAGCGAGAACAGCTACTTTGCTACCAAGAGAGCTCTGCAGGTCATGGGAGAATACGTGAAAGATAGCAAGGCGACACCGCATCTATCGGCCTCAGTGCACATCACGCTGTTTGATACTTTTGATAAGGACTTGAAAAAATGCATCGAAAGTCTACGTGATAAACTGTCACATGCCGCTAATATCTATGTACTAGAAAAACGTCAAAGTCAGTCTAGGTCAGATTTCAAGAATAGTCTGAACAAACTGTTGAGCGTCGTTCAAGATGTCCTTGTCGAAAGAAAACTTCAAATGGTAATGATGGTACTTAACAAAGTGATCACCGGATCGATGCGGCAGAGCGAGTTAGCTCGAATTATAAAATAC TCTGTACTCGAGATGCTAATGCTGGATATATTAACCTACATGGAAGCAAACTTGTCTCTGTTCGATTCCGGTGCTCGTAGTGTCATATCTTGCCTGGACCGAAATGCACCATTGTTAATTGCCAAACAGATGCGCAATCATTTGGCGCACGGCAATGTGCTGTTTCAAATTTTACCAACCGCTCCTTCACTGGCACTGATTGGCAATGCTCGTAAAATCATGGAACTCAAACCGAAGGATCTCAAACCCGGTGGTGGCAAAATTACTCAACCTTTAAAACCGTTCGACGAATGGGAAAAAGACGTCATGAAATGCCTGGCTGCACTTGATAATCAGCAAAACATGTTCACAAATGCCGAACAGGGTAATCTCGAAGAAGTCCTGAAATGCATCGAAAACGGGGCAGACAAAACCGCAAGAGATTTCAAACTGTGGAACATCCTTCACTATGCGGCCAAAGGCGGTAGGGCAAATATTTTCGAACATTTCGAAGACGACGACCGACCGGTCCACTTCCTTGAGTCCAAAGACCGGGACGGAAACCGACCAATACACATCGCAGCTCAATTTGGACACGGCCACCTCTTAGAATTTTTCGTACCATATGATTTGATTGAAGTAAAACAGAACGACGGTTGCACGCCGATGCACGTCGCAGCCCAAAACAAGCACCCGAATCTTGTAGAGAATTTAGTGAAAAAAGGTGCAAAAATTGATACTCCTACAAACGACGGATGGCTGCCCATACATTTTGCAGCACAAAACGGTGCTGTCGAGGTGATTAAAACTTTGCTAAACGAATGTGccgatttgaaaaaatatgtcaATGCTAAGGACAATTACGAATGGGCCCCCTTGCATCTGGCAGTGCTCGGTGAATGGACCTCAGCGGTCAGTGTTTTATTAAAGAATGGAGCGGAAATTAACGATACAGGACCGGACACTTGGACCAGTTTACATCTGGCAGTCCACAATGGACACGGCGAGATGATCAAAATTCTATTGGAAAATAATGCTGATATTAATGCTACGATAGACGAACATTTTACTGCATTGCACGTCGCTGCACAAAACGGGCACACGGAAGTGGTTACTATTTTGTTGAATCTGGGAGCCTATAATAAAGCGGCGGAAAGTTCCAATTTCACCCCACTGTGTTTCGCAGCCCAAAATGGGCACGCAGAAGTGGTACGACTTTTATTGGACAAAGATCCTGAACAAATCAATAGTGTGACAGCATTCCGATCCGCAGTAAAAAACGGTCACGAAACAGTGGTAACTATTATGATAGGAGATGGCGCTGATTTTAACGCTCTCGAAAACGACAAATCCACAGCATTGCACGTTGCAGCAGAAAATGGCCAAGAAGGAGTGGTTCGGATTTTGCTGGACAACAAGGCTCTCGTCGATGCTGAAACAGATGATGGAACAACACCTTTATATTTGGCAGCTCTAAATGGACATTGCGGAGTTGTCGAATTCTTACTAAGCAAACAAGCTAAAGTAGATGTTTCGAGAACTAATAATTACACGGCATTATCAGCTGCTGTAGAAGATGGGCACGAAGATGTGGTAGAAgtattgttgaaaaataaagcCTCCGTTGATGCTGTTCATCTTGTTCCAGCTTTGCACTTTGCCGTAGCAAGAGGGTACAAGGTTGTAATCAAATATTTGTTGGAAAAAGGAGCTGATATCGAGTCTAAGTATATTATGAATAACACACCGCTGCACTACGCATTAATGTATCGTCAAACAGCAGTCGTTAAAATGTTGTTAGAGAATAAAGCCAATGTAAATGCAGTAAACGACAAGCATTTTTCCCCATTGTTCATCGCAATCAGACACCGTCTAACAGAAGTCGTTACAGATTTACTGAACCGTGGCGCCGATGTCAACGCCCGGCTACCGGACAATTCCACACCATTGCACTACGCAGCGTTTCTAGGTTATACAGATGGCGTCGTGGCTTTGCTGAATGGAAAAGCCGATATTGAAGCAATAAATTGTGATGAATACACTCCATTGCATGTAGCTACCCAGTATAAGCACATCGAAGTTGTAGAATTATTACTGAACCGTGATGCTAACGTTAATTCAGAaacaataaacaaacgcactccaCTGCATGTGGCAGCAGGATACGATTTCAAAGAAGTGGTCGACATGTTGCTGGATAAGGGGGCTGAAATAAATGCGAAGGATAAACATAAATGGACAGCACTCAACATCGCCCAGCACTATGGTCACATAGAGGTAATGTCTAAATTACTAGAAAAAAATGCTGACCGCAGTACAAAGAGCAAACTTACACAGACACCGTTCGGCTTCGACGATGAACAAAACCATGGAATCAGGTTCACGTCGCGAAAAAAAATGTGA